A window of the Zeugodacus cucurbitae isolate PBARC_wt_2022May chromosome 4, idZeuCucr1.2, whole genome shotgun sequence genome harbors these coding sequences:
- the Bnip3l_0 gene encoding BCL2/adenovirus E1B 19 kDa protein-interacting protein 3 isoform X1, which yields MTSTPPKMGEDLLGESWIELSSAATMAGVKSPDRITPLPFASGEEYLRLLREAQRESNQSSRVVSLASSRRDTPRDSPKSPPNSPNTELTPDEELKNVYINYWSKDGDSHKDTDWLDEWNSRPDQQPPKDWKFEHPQKKKSSGYSIRLTRVGKNSLFSREILYSLILSNVLSLLLGAGLGLWLSKRGILLTRVVID from the exons AATCTTGGATTGAGCTGAGCAGTGCCGCTACAATGGCTGGCGTGAAGAGTCCCGATAGAATCACACCATTGCCTTTCGCAAGTGGCGAAGAATATTTACGTTTGCTGCGCGAGGCGCAACGCGAATCAAATCAATCCAGTCGTGTTGTCTCCCTAGCCAGCTCGCGACGTGATACACCCAGGGATAG CCCGAAATCACCACCAAACAGTCCAAACACCGAACTCACACCTGACGAGGAACTCAAAAATGTCTACATAAATTATTGGAGCAAG GATGGCGATAGTCACAAAGACACCGATTGGCTGGATGAATGGAATAGTCGACCGGATCAACAACCACCAAA agaTTGGAAGTTTGAACATCCACAAAAGAAGAAGAGCTCTGGTTATTCCATACGTTTGACACGTGTAGGCAAGAATTCGCTCTTCTCCAGAGAAATACTATACTCGCTCATACTGTCGAATGTACTATCCTTGCTATTGGGCGCTGGACTTGG cttATGGCTCAGCAAACGTGGCATACTCTTGACCCGTGTCGTCATTGACTGA
- the LOC105221111 gene encoding phosphatidylserine synthase isoform X1, which translates to MKKRVGSDGNSSGDESGAESQSASNSNAATAKSAKPRNSSSISKDKGLDEYAETFVIVNERPVDDISLDFFYKPHTITLFAISVLCMMFFAYVRNETNIEDNIWAGILCAVFFFLIISLLAFPNGPFTRPHPAVWRIIFGCSVLYLLMLQFFMFQNYKTIMNIFYWLDPKLEDFHINMEKEYGANCSDLSFDRIYSTIDVFAWGHFLGWAFKAVLIRHAGILWAISVMWEITEITFAHLLPNFVECWWDALILDVLICNGLGIWVGLRICKALEMREYKWASIKDISSTTGKLKRVVLQFTPESFTSIRWLDPKSTAMRFAAVCQLVIFWQVTELNTFFLKHIFEMPPDHYLVVGRLVFIGLFVAPSVRQYYTYVTDTRCKRVGTQCWVYGAIMASEAILCLKNGKELFERTQGINIVLWLITQVILSVAFVYGCMLWHRAQDKYNKSTESPSKKSHANNSPKKEEKGKKSPKKSPKRNAQKIE; encoded by the exons ATGAAGAAACGAGTTGGTTCAGACGGCAATAGTTCGGGCGATGAAAGTGGCGCTGAATCTCAAAGTGCAAGCAACAGCAATGCTGCCACCGCAAAATCCGCGAAACCACGTAACTCTTCGTCCATCTCAAAAGATAAGGGACTGGACGAATATGCGGAGACGTTTGTGATTGTAAATGAACGGCCCGTAGACGATATTTCGCTTGATTTCTTCTATAAACCGCATACAATAACGCTATTTGCAATATCTGTACTATGCATGATGTTCTTCGCCTATGTCAG aaatgaaacaaataTCGAGGATAACATTTGGGCTGGTATCTTGTGTGCGGTTTTCTTCTTTCTAATCATCTCATTATTGGCGTTCCCAAATGGTCCATTCACCCGTCCACATCCGGCAGTATGGCGTATTATATTCGGCTGTTCGGTGCTGTACCTGCTAATGCTGCAGTTTTTCATGTTTCAAAATTACAAGACGAtcatgaatatattctattggCTCGATCCGAAATTGGAAGATTTTCACATCAACATGGAGAAG GAATATGGCGCCAATTGCTCAGATCTCAGCTTTGATCGCATATACAGCACAATTGACGTATTCGCTTGGGGTCACTTTCTCGGCTGGGCTTTTAAGGCTGTGCTCATACGTCATGCGGGCATTTTATGGGCCATATCCGTTATGTGGGAAATTACCGAAATCACTTTTGCACATTTGCTGCCGAATTTCGTTGAATGTTGGTGGGATGCGCTCATCTTGGACGTGCTCATTTGCAATGGCCTCGGTATTTGGGTGGGTTTGAGAATTTGCAAAGCGCTCGAAATGCGCGAATACAAATGGGCGAGCATTAAGGATATCTCATCGACAACGGGTAAACTGAAGCGTGTTGTCTTGCAATTCACACCGGAGAGTTTCACATCCATACGATGGCTGGATCCAAAGTCAACAGCGATGCGTTTTGCGGCTGTATGCCAACTGGTTATATTTTGGCAG GTGACTGAGCTGAATACATTCTTCCTGAAGCATATTTTCGAAATGCCACCAGATCATTATCTAGTCGTTGGACGTCTGGTATTCATTGGGCTCTTCGTAGCGCCGTCAGTGAG aCAATACTACACCTACGTCACAGATACGCGTTGCAAACGTGTCGGCACACAATGTTGGGTGTATGGCGCTATTATGGCCTCAGAAGCAATACTCTGTCTGAAGAATGGCAAAGAACTGTTCGAGCGTACACAAGGCATTAATATTGTCTTGTGGCTCATTACACAAGTTATCTTATCCGTGGCCTTTGTTTACGGTTGCATGTTGTGGCAT CGTGCTcaagacaaatacaacaaatcaaCAGAATCGCCTAGCAAAAAGAGCCATGCCAATAATTCGCCGAAGAAAGAAGAGAAAG GCAAGAAATCACCAAAAAAATCTCCCAAACGCAACGCAcagaaaattgaataa
- the LOC105221094 gene encoding distal membrane-arm assembly complex protein 2 produces the protein MFRHIITTTNRQTGLANVVLRLQHMSSQPNSPEESKRSATLDRIREELIADKERLQWRKPIGERPGDWHSKLKVFENSEQTSDYIIMMQKPINLSPSALKEWWRKRNERVEKHMQKYVQERHEILGAELAAAHFLLYRGGAVKFLHERGWMRANDEGEFNLPNKYHPAFKIEGLRCDNMTLYYEGLENIRNLQELKFLSFHNVHTFDDWCLDRISSSGFPKLEVLDISKTSCTVNGLSCLYRIPTLKLLIVNDPKESLEFELACSMLEEVIPSVKIVDAASIHNL, from the coding sequence atgtttcgaCATATAATAACTACTACGAATCGACAAACTGGCTTAGCCAATGTGGTCTTACGTTTACAACATATGTCTTCGCAACCTAATTCACCTGAAGAAAGTAAGAGAAGTGCCACTTTGGACCGTATAAGGGAAGAATTAATTGCTGATAAGGAGAGACTACAATGGCGAAAACCTATAGGAGAAAGACCCGGTGATTGGCATAGTAAACTAAAAGTATTTGAGAATTCTGAACAAACTTCCGATTATATCATTATGATGCAAAAACCGATTAACCTCAGTCCAAGTGCGCTAAAGGAATGGTGGCGAAAACGCAATGAACGCGTTGAAAAACATATGCAAAAGTATGTGCAGGAGCGACATGAAATATTAGGAGCTGAACTAGCCGCTGCACATTTCCTTTTATATCGTGGCGGTGCAGTTAAATTCTTACACGAACGTGGCTGGATGCGTGCAAACGACGAAGGCGAATTCAATTTGCCAAATAAATACCATCCGGCTTTTAAAATTGAGGGACTTCGATGTGACAACATGACCCTATATTATGAAGGATTGGAAAATATACGTAATTTGCAGGAATTGAAATTTCTATCATTTCATAACGTGCACACATTTGATGATTGGTGTTTAGATCGTATATCTAGTTCTGGTTTTCCTAAACTGGAAGTTTTGGATATTTCTAAAACAAGTTGTACGGTAAATGGCCTCTCGTGTTTATACCGCATACCAACCTTAAAACTATTAATTGTCAACGATCCTAAAGAATCATTGGAGTTTGAATTGGCATGCTCCATGCTAGAAGAAGTTATACCAAGTGTAAAGATTGTCGATGCGGCATCAATACATAATTTATAG
- the LOC105221089 gene encoding coiled-coil-helix-coiled-coil-helix domain-containing protein 7 gives MPRNPNAERDNPCLREQELSYKCLSKYNYDRDKCEVYFANYNNCKDFWNKVRSDRRAKGIAPYLPPVEEREDIKSEYMKSKPPKE, from the exons ATGCCGCGAAATCCAAATGCTGAACGTGACAACCCCTGCCTTCGTGAACAGGAACTGTCTTATAAGTGCCTCAGCAAATACAACTACGACAGGGATAAATGTGAAGTATATTTTgccaactacaacaactgcaaagacttttgg AATAAAGTGCGTTCTGACCGTCGAGCAAAGGGTATTGCACCTTACTTACCCCCAGTGGAGGAACGTGAGGATATCAAGTCCGAATATATGAAATCCAAACCACCAAAAGAGTAG
- the LOC105221121 gene encoding vesicle transport protein SFT2A — protein MDKLRRVLNGNDSTPEEESSIITQINEMSTLSWSTRIKGFCICFVVGILLSFLGSLALFLHRGIVVFAVFYTLGNVISMASTCFLMGPVNQIKKMFSSTRLIATSIVLVSIVMTFIAAVVLHKAGLTLIFIIIQSLAMTWYSLSYIPYARDAVKKTVSACLDV, from the exons atggaTAAATTACGACGAGTGCTTAACGGAAATGATTCCACACCGGAGGAGGAGAGTAGCATAATCACACAG ATTAATGAGATGTCAACGCTTAGCTGGTCGACACGCATCAAAGGCTTTTGCATTTGCTTCGTAGTTGGCATCTTACTGTCGTTTCTCGGTTCGCTGGCCCTATTTCTGCACAGAGGTATTGTAGTGTTTGCGGTCTTTTATACGCTCGGTAATGTAATATCAATGGCTAG TACTTGCTTTCTTATGGGCCCAGTTaatcagattaaaaaaatgttctcaTCCACGCGCTTAATAGCCACTTCCATAGTACTTGTGTCCATTGTCATGACCTTTATCGCTGCTGTTGtg CTTCATAAAGCCGGACTGACTTTGATTTTTATCATCATACAATCATTAGCCATGACCTGGTATTCCCTGTCCTACATACCATATGCTCGTGATGCCGTAAAGAAAACCGTTTCTGCTTGCCTTGATGTATAA
- the LOC105221111 gene encoding phosphatidylserine synthase isoform X2, which yields MDANETNIEDNIWAGILCAVFFFLIISLLAFPNGPFTRPHPAVWRIIFGCSVLYLLMLQFFMFQNYKTIMNIFYWLDPKLEDFHINMEKEYGANCSDLSFDRIYSTIDVFAWGHFLGWAFKAVLIRHAGILWAISVMWEITEITFAHLLPNFVECWWDALILDVLICNGLGIWVGLRICKALEMREYKWASIKDISSTTGKLKRVVLQFTPESFTSIRWLDPKSTAMRFAAVCQLVIFWQVTELNTFFLKHIFEMPPDHYLVVGRLVFIGLFVAPSVRQYYTYVTDTRCKRVGTQCWVYGAIMASEAILCLKNGKELFERTQGINIVLWLITQVILSVAFVYGCMLWHRAQDKYNKSTESPSKKSHANNSPKKEEKGKKSPKKSPKRNAQKIE from the exons ATGGATGC aaatgaaacaaataTCGAGGATAACATTTGGGCTGGTATCTTGTGTGCGGTTTTCTTCTTTCTAATCATCTCATTATTGGCGTTCCCAAATGGTCCATTCACCCGTCCACATCCGGCAGTATGGCGTATTATATTCGGCTGTTCGGTGCTGTACCTGCTAATGCTGCAGTTTTTCATGTTTCAAAATTACAAGACGAtcatgaatatattctattggCTCGATCCGAAATTGGAAGATTTTCACATCAACATGGAGAAG GAATATGGCGCCAATTGCTCAGATCTCAGCTTTGATCGCATATACAGCACAATTGACGTATTCGCTTGGGGTCACTTTCTCGGCTGGGCTTTTAAGGCTGTGCTCATACGTCATGCGGGCATTTTATGGGCCATATCCGTTATGTGGGAAATTACCGAAATCACTTTTGCACATTTGCTGCCGAATTTCGTTGAATGTTGGTGGGATGCGCTCATCTTGGACGTGCTCATTTGCAATGGCCTCGGTATTTGGGTGGGTTTGAGAATTTGCAAAGCGCTCGAAATGCGCGAATACAAATGGGCGAGCATTAAGGATATCTCATCGACAACGGGTAAACTGAAGCGTGTTGTCTTGCAATTCACACCGGAGAGTTTCACATCCATACGATGGCTGGATCCAAAGTCAACAGCGATGCGTTTTGCGGCTGTATGCCAACTGGTTATATTTTGGCAG GTGACTGAGCTGAATACATTCTTCCTGAAGCATATTTTCGAAATGCCACCAGATCATTATCTAGTCGTTGGACGTCTGGTATTCATTGGGCTCTTCGTAGCGCCGTCAGTGAG aCAATACTACACCTACGTCACAGATACGCGTTGCAAACGTGTCGGCACACAATGTTGGGTGTATGGCGCTATTATGGCCTCAGAAGCAATACTCTGTCTGAAGAATGGCAAAGAACTGTTCGAGCGTACACAAGGCATTAATATTGTCTTGTGGCTCATTACACAAGTTATCTTATCCGTGGCCTTTGTTTACGGTTGCATGTTGTGGCAT CGTGCTcaagacaaatacaacaaatcaaCAGAATCGCCTAGCAAAAAGAGCCATGCCAATAATTCGCCGAAGAAAGAAGAGAAAG GCAAGAAATCACCAAAAAAATCTCCCAAACGCAACGCAcagaaaattgaataa
- the LOC105221130 gene encoding transcription termination factor 3, mitochondrial: MLILRNLRFITKVAKTDVSILNCAPLIIRELRSQSRQRPDIQVSKEEDEQTTKPPAQVAQAEKHAQIGITEAVHKYLKDELRQIENVQSEDASTSISNATHKENKSVSGVDADNSLAIGEAKKDYVPTFNLAAYVNKSPTLQQFIQLGVDLHSIERRKGLAKFVLGLDFEKDVKPHLYFLQDQGVSPDVFGEFITKNPLFFKIDLDDLQTRVNYLESKNFLPEQRLRIFTRNPFWLMFSTRRIDQRLGYFQKEFRLNGDDVRFLSSKQPRLITYSMEHIRKSTFCIREEMGFDEDELKCLLLNKPRLWMMNSDLLIERFAYAHETMQLSHDMLIQFPEVLSSREFRLRQRHEFLVTLGRAQYDPEKDLYVSPRDLVSGNDYHFVRNVAKSDLETYELFLKTR; the protein is encoded by the exons atgttaattttaagaaatttacgtTTTATAACAAAGGTTGCAAAAACTGATGTCAGTATTTTAAATTGTGCGCCACTAATTATTAGGGAGTTACGTAGTCAATCAAGACAACGTCCTGACATACAGGTTTCCAAAGAAGAAGATGAACAGACTACTAAACCACCGGCACAAGTAGCACAAGCTGAAAAACATGCACAAATCGGCATTACGGAGgcggtacataaatatttaaaagatgaACTAAGACAGATTGAAAATGTGCAGTCGGAGGATGCTAGTACCAGCATTAGCAATGCCAcccacaaagaaaataaatctgTTAGCGGCGTGGACGCTGATAATTCATTGGCCATTGGCGAGGCTAAGAAAGATTATGTGCCGACTTTCAATTTAGCAGCTTACGTAAATAAATCGCCTACGTTACAGCAATTTATACAACTTGGCGTAGATTTGCATAGCATCGAAAGACGTAAAGGTTTGGCGAAATTTGTGTTGGGTTTAGATTTTGAAAAGGATGTGAAACCACATCTGTACTTTCTACAAGATCAAGGCGTATCACCAGATGTATTCGGTGAATTCATAACAAAAAACCCGCTATTTTTCAAAATAGATTTAGATGATTTGCAAACGCGCGTTAACTATTTGGAATCGAAAAATTTTTTACCTGAACAAAGACTACGTATATTTACGCGTAACCCCTTCTGGCTGATGTTCTCTACGCGACGCATCGACCAACGTCTAGGTTATTTCCAAAAGGAATTTCGTTTAAACGGCGACGATGTGCGATTTTTGTCATCGAAACAACCACGTCTGATAACTTACAGTATGGAACATATACGCAAATCGACATTTTGTATACGCGAAGAGATGGGCTTCGATGAGGACGAACTTAAATGCTTGCTATTGAACAAGCCACGTTTATGGATGATGA ATTCTGATCTGCTCATTGAACGTTTCGCGTATGCTCACGAAACTATGCAGCTTTCACATGATATGTTAATACAATTCCCTGAAGTACTTTCATCGCGCGAATTCCGTTTGCGGCAACGTCACGAGTTTCTTGTTACACTTGGGCGCGCACAATATGATCCGGAGAAGGATTTATACGTATCGCCAAGAGATTTGGTCAGTGGTAACGACTATCATTTTGTGCGAAATGTCGCTAAGAGTGATCTGGAGACTTATGAACTTTTCCTTAAGACGCGTTAG
- the Bnip3l_0 gene encoding BCL2/adenovirus E1B 19 kDa protein-interacting protein 3 isoform X2, protein MAGVKSPDRITPLPFASGEEYLRLLREAQRESNQSSRVVSLASSRRDTPRDSPKSPPNSPNTELTPDEELKNVYINYWSKDGDSHKDTDWLDEWNSRPDQQPPKDWKFEHPQKKKSSGYSIRLTRVGKNSLFSREILYSLILSNVLSLLLGAGLGLWLSKRGILLTRVVID, encoded by the exons ATGGCTGGCGTGAAGAGTCCCGATAGAATCACACCATTGCCTTTCGCAAGTGGCGAAGAATATTTACGTTTGCTGCGCGAGGCGCAACGCGAATCAAATCAATCCAGTCGTGTTGTCTCCCTAGCCAGCTCGCGACGTGATACACCCAGGGATAG CCCGAAATCACCACCAAACAGTCCAAACACCGAACTCACACCTGACGAGGAACTCAAAAATGTCTACATAAATTATTGGAGCAAG GATGGCGATAGTCACAAAGACACCGATTGGCTGGATGAATGGAATAGTCGACCGGATCAACAACCACCAAA agaTTGGAAGTTTGAACATCCACAAAAGAAGAAGAGCTCTGGTTATTCCATACGTTTGACACGTGTAGGCAAGAATTCGCTCTTCTCCAGAGAAATACTATACTCGCTCATACTGTCGAATGTACTATCCTTGCTATTGGGCGCTGGACTTGG cttATGGCTCAGCAAACGTGGCATACTCTTGACCCGTGTCGTCATTGACTGA